A part of Paenibacillus sp. IHBB 10380 genomic DNA contains:
- a CDS encoding phage holin family protein, with amino-acid sequence MNLAMLNGVTGVAGALLAFTFGEWNQLLNVFLVIIIIDYLTGVLASLKEGRGLDSKTGFWGLARKALMFVVILLGHQIDLLLGTDVEMVKSGAIYFYMTNELISITENYGRLGLPLPDKITRVINILKNKEKQGDNDKS; translated from the coding sequence GTGAATCTAGCAATGTTAAATGGAGTGACCGGTGTGGCAGGTGCACTCCTAGCATTTACTTTTGGCGAATGGAATCAATTATTAAACGTTTTCCTAGTTATTATTATTATTGATTATCTGACAGGAGTATTAGCGTCCCTCAAAGAGGGAAGGGGGCTAGATAGCAAAACAGGATTCTGGGGATTAGCACGTAAGGCATTAATGTTTGTCGTTATTCTACTGGGACATCAAATAGATCTCTTACTTGGTACTGATGTAGAGATGGTCAAGAGCGGAGCTATTTACTTCTATATGACCAATGAATTAATATCGATTACGGAAAACTATGGTCGATTGGGATTACCCTTGCCAGATAAGATCACACGTGTGATTAATATACTGAAGAACAAGGAGAAGCAGGGGGACAACGATAAGTCATGA
- a CDS encoding YtxH domain-containing protein encodes MNDKNKSFLWGTLLGSVVGSVTALLLAPKTGSELRKDIVDTTHQVSDKTQQLVGIASEHGINLYDKVRTKTGSLVQDIQTLRHCKGELKGSSEQWAHISSSDDQLGIDSVDDDKVDSEI; translated from the coding sequence ATGAATGATAAGAACAAGAGCTTCCTATGGGGAACTCTACTAGGTAGTGTAGTTGGATCCGTTACAGCGTTGTTACTCGCACCGAAAACGGGTAGTGAATTACGTAAAGATATCGTAGATACGACACACCAAGTGAGTGACAAAACGCAACAATTGGTAGGAATCGCTAGTGAACATGGGATTAACTTATATGATAAAGTAAGAACAAAGACAGGGTCCTTAGTTCAAGATATTCAAACGTTACGTCACTGCAAGGGTGAACTCAAAGGGAGTTCCGAACAATGGGCTCATATCTCTTCCTCGGATGATCAATTGGGTATTGATTCTGTAGATGATGATAAAGTGGATAGCGAGATTTAA
- a CDS encoding DUF86 domain-containing protein, whose product MYYVNKEQIERRLSAIPDIEEGLRTAADSWDQGLLLGLVQERSLHLAIEVVTDVCSYLIDGFIMRDASSYEDIVQITYEENVFDDSIYQVLIQLVKLRKPLVQDYCDWDRRSIHPLTGVLPDILNRFAASIRSYLEQEWVPER is encoded by the coding sequence ATGTATTATGTTAATAAAGAACAGATTGAACGACGGCTCAGTGCTATACCTGACATTGAAGAAGGGCTTCGAACAGCGGCAGACTCATGGGATCAGGGCCTGCTTCTTGGACTTGTCCAAGAGAGGTCACTGCATCTAGCGATTGAAGTTGTGACAGACGTCTGTAGCTATTTAATAGATGGATTCATTATGCGCGATGCTAGTAGTTACGAGGATATCGTACAGATCACTTATGAAGAGAATGTATTTGATGACAGTATCTATCAGGTCTTGATTCAACTGGTTAAGCTGCGTAAGCCATTGGTACAAGACTATTGTGATTGGGATCGAAGATCCATTCACCCATTAACTGGTGTTTTGCCGGATATTCTGAATCGCTTTGCAGCTAGTATTAGAAGCTATTTAGAACAGGAATGGGTACCTGAACGATAA
- a CDS encoding M14 family metallopeptidase — MQQYTVTKGDTLQRIASRRGLVLDNIVNANPWSAKQPYLIPGQMLFLPSSPRRRYEIQTCDTIQSVSEAFSIPEQELEQLNPGISRDRFPVGRILVLPASESKYIVEPQGEYGYNDMVKDIEQLTDKYTCLKATSIGESVLGKSLIMLQIGTGKRKIHVNAALHANEWITTPSLLRFVEEYVSAYHKGDRWNGYDPVAGLEECTLWLLPMANPDGVELVQEGIMLEHPYYKQLLEWNSQRYDFKHWKANIQGIDLGDQFPAHWEEEVKRRGKQGPSPRDYPGISPLSEPEAKALADFTLRISPDAVISLHSQGQEIYWNYRDYEPEESESWSRRLSQVSGYRTVKLTGSDAGYKDWFIQHFGKPGFTVEVGLGINPLPLESFDNISVEIGIIIAELMSF, encoded by the coding sequence ATGCAGCAGTATACGGTTACTAAAGGAGATACATTGCAACGTATTGCTTCAAGAAGAGGTCTTGTACTTGACAATATTGTAAATGCGAACCCTTGGTCAGCTAAACAACCCTATCTCATTCCAGGACAAATGTTATTTCTTCCCTCATCCCCAAGACGCCGATATGAGATACAGACTTGTGATACCATTCAGAGTGTATCTGAAGCTTTCTCAATTCCAGAGCAGGAGCTAGAACAATTAAATCCTGGTATTTCACGAGACCGTTTTCCGGTCGGACGTATTCTAGTACTACCCGCATCCGAATCCAAGTATATTGTGGAACCTCAGGGTGAGTATGGATATAACGATATGGTCAAAGATATAGAACAATTAACGGATAAATACACTTGTCTTAAGGCGACCTCTATTGGGGAGAGTGTGCTTGGGAAATCGCTTATCATGTTACAAATAGGTACAGGTAAAAGAAAGATTCATGTCAATGCAGCGCTCCATGCCAATGAGTGGATTACAACACCCTCCTTACTACGGTTTGTTGAGGAATATGTCTCCGCTTACCATAAGGGGGACCGCTGGAATGGATATGACCCCGTAGCAGGGTTGGAAGAATGTACGCTGTGGTTGTTGCCAATGGCAAATCCTGATGGGGTTGAATTAGTACAGGAGGGGATCATGCTTGAACACCCTTATTATAAGCAATTATTGGAATGGAACAGTCAGCGGTATGATTTCAAACACTGGAAAGCTAACATACAGGGTATAGATTTAGGAGATCAATTTCCAGCCCATTGGGAAGAAGAAGTGAAGCGTAGGGGGAAACAGGGGCCATCTCCCCGAGATTATCCCGGTATTTCACCACTTAGTGAACCGGAAGCCAAAGCCCTTGCTGATTTCACATTGCGGATTTCTCCCGATGCAGTCATTTCTTTGCATAGCCAAGGACAAGAAATATATTGGAATTATCGGGATTATGAACCTGAAGAAAGTGAGTCGTGGAGTCGCCGCTTGAGTCAAGTTAGTGGATATCGTACGGTTAAACTTACGGGAAGTGACGCAGGATATAAGGATTGGTTTATTCAGCATTTTGGCAAACCAGGATTCACCGTAGAGGTGGGTCTTGGAATTAACCCGTTGCCCCTTGAGAGCTTTGATAACATTAGTGTTGAAATTGGGATAATTATCGCAGAATTGATGAGTTTCTGA
- a CDS encoding DUF1450 domain-containing protein, whose protein sequence is MANDIRVCEKCRHAPLKSIVPKLQKMAPGDEIKIGCKSYCGPCGKRAFVYINGRYFSAPTEDEVLAKVAPFIK, encoded by the coding sequence ATGGCAAATGATATCCGAGTATGTGAGAAGTGTAGACATGCACCTCTTAAGAGTATTGTACCGAAGCTTCAGAAGATGGCACCTGGAGATGAGATCAAAATCGGCTGCAAGTCATATTGTGGTCCTTGTGGCAAACGAGCCTTTGTGTATATTAATGGTCGTTATTTTAGTGCACCAACAGAAGATGAAGTACTAGCAAAGGTTGCTCCGTTCATCAAATAG
- a CDS encoding Dabb family protein, whose product MIKHIVLFKLKDSSLESIDKTVNILRNMQGKIPELLSLEVGVDVVRSERAYDIALVTEVESLETLDAYQIHPVHQQVILHMNEAKEHSISVDYEI is encoded by the coding sequence ATGATCAAACATATCGTACTATTTAAATTAAAAGATAGCTCTCTTGAAAGTATCGACAAAACCGTAAATATATTACGTAATATGCAAGGCAAGATTCCAGAGCTCTTATCATTGGAAGTGGGAGTTGACGTTGTACGATCTGAACGTGCGTATGACATTGCTCTCGTAACTGAAGTTGAATCATTAGAGACTCTAGATGCTTATCAGATCCATCCTGTGCATCAGCAGGTCATTCTGCATATGAACGAAGCTAAAGAACATTCTATTAGTGTGGATTACGAAATCTAA
- a CDS encoding HAMP domain-containing sensor histidine kinase → MKRFKKIVKHILFYIAFFIAVGISCSVAYFLMNQVYGFVGRPSSEYVVQLIGGLVGIVILLLLAYLSSLVFRSWERVFYKTIIEGIGRIAKGDFNVVLDKNKEYGEFGEIVESINEMASELSRMETMRQDFISNVSHEIQSPLTSIRGFALALKDESLSSGIRQHYLDIIEAESTRLSGLSDNLLKLSALESGSFPFEIRPYRLDKQLREMILASEPQWLGKNIEVEAELEEIEVHAVKDLMSQVWTNLLHNSIKFTPECGLIIIRLKTIENGVEVEIKDSGIGMTEEELPRIFDRFYKADKARSSSRGGSGLGLSLVKKIVEIHEGHVTVKSRPSEGTTFAVTLPL, encoded by the coding sequence ATGAAACGGTTCAAAAAAATAGTCAAACATATTTTATTCTACATCGCTTTTTTTATCGCGGTTGGCATTAGTTGTAGTGTGGCTTATTTCCTGATGAACCAAGTGTACGGTTTCGTTGGAAGGCCGTCCTCGGAATACGTAGTGCAGTTGATTGGTGGTTTGGTTGGTATTGTTATTCTACTCCTACTAGCCTATCTATCTTCACTTGTGTTTCGCAGCTGGGAACGCGTCTTCTATAAAACTATTATTGAAGGTATTGGTAGGATTGCCAAAGGGGATTTCAATGTGGTCCTAGATAAGAATAAGGAATACGGTGAATTCGGGGAAATCGTGGAGAGTATCAATGAAATGGCAAGTGAACTGAGCAGGATGGAGACCATGCGACAAGATTTCATCTCCAATGTATCGCATGAGATTCAGTCACCGTTGACCTCTATTCGGGGTTTTGCACTTGCGCTGAAGGATGAGAGCCTTAGTTCTGGGATCAGACAGCATTATCTTGACATTATTGAAGCAGAGAGCACGCGTCTGTCCGGGCTCAGTGATAATCTGCTGAAGCTGTCAGCGTTGGAATCGGGGAGCTTTCCGTTTGAGATCAGACCTTATCGTCTAGATAAACAGCTGCGGGAGATGATTCTGGCCTCAGAGCCGCAATGGTTGGGGAAGAACATCGAGGTGGAGGCTGAGCTGGAAGAGATTGAGGTCCATGCGGTGAAGGATCTGATGAGCCAGGTCTGGACCAATCTGCTGCATAACAGTATCAAGTTTACCCCAGAGTGTGGGCTTATTATCATCCGGCTTAAGACCATAGAGAATGGGGTGGAAGTGGAGATCAAGGATAGCGGCATAGGCATGACTGAGGAAGAGTTGCCCCGAATTTTTGATCGCTTCTATAAGGCGGATAAAGCCAGAAGTTCCAGTAGAGGGGGGAGCGGGCTCGGCCTATCGCTGGTGAAGAAGATTGTCGAAATCCATGAAGGACACGTAACTGTAAAGAGTCGTCCCAGTGAAGGAACGACTTTTGCGGTGACTCTGCCGTTGTGA
- the racE gene encoding glutamate racemase, which yields MQQAIAILDSGVGGLTVAKEVMRQLPREKIIYFGDTARAPYGPRTSEQVRMFTEQIVDYLIQFEPKMIVIACNTATAAALTYISKKVNIPVIGVIHPGARAAISATKTGDVGVIGTVGTIGSGAYTAALKQLSPFVHVTSEACPLLVPLVEQGLFRSSETKKMVEKSLENIRQTSIDCLILGCTHYPFLMDTIQEVMGSHVKLISSADETAREISTILYDKGKLARGDESPVHQFFCSGDGDMFKKIANVWLGEQIRRTPVVWQVSKFEE from the coding sequence GTGCAACAAGCAATTGCAATATTAGATTCAGGTGTGGGTGGGTTAACCGTAGCCAAAGAAGTCATGAGGCAACTTCCTCGTGAAAAAATCATTTATTTCGGGGATACCGCCCGTGCGCCATATGGACCTCGAACATCAGAACAGGTTAGAATGTTTACGGAGCAAATTGTTGATTACTTAATTCAATTTGAACCTAAGATGATTGTTATTGCTTGTAATACGGCAACAGCAGCGGCATTGACTTATATATCTAAAAAAGTAAATATACCCGTCATCGGTGTCATACATCCTGGTGCTAGGGCAGCAATTAGTGCTACCAAAACGGGTGATGTGGGTGTCATCGGAACGGTGGGGACAATTGGAAGCGGGGCATACACAGCAGCATTGAAGCAGTTGTCTCCCTTTGTACATGTAACGAGTGAAGCATGCCCTCTTCTTGTTCCACTTGTGGAGCAGGGATTATTCCGTTCGTCCGAAACCAAAAAAATGGTTGAGAAGTCTCTGGAAAATATACGTCAAACATCTATCGATTGTTTGATTTTGGGATGTACTCATTATCCTTTTCTCATGGATACGATTCAGGAAGTAATGGGAAGTCATGTGAAGTTGATTAGCTCGGCAGATGAAACTGCACGGGAGATTAGTACGATCTTATATGACAAAGGAAAGCTTGCTCGCGGTGATGAAAGCCCAGTGCACCAATTTTTTTGCAGTGGCGATGGTGACATGTTTAAAAAAATCGCGAATGTGTGGTTAGGTGAACAGATTCGGCGTACGCCTGTTGTTTGGCAAGTATCCAAGTTCGAAGAATAG
- a CDS encoding HesB/IscA family protein, whose protein sequence is MICKITRNAAKIIKKELDKEENKQLKVRVLVTHAHGDHAHYGMDLDTPQENDEVVTTDKDIDVILDPSEPLLDGVKIDYLYFPEEGFVITNPSKGNHGDH, encoded by the coding sequence ATGATTTGTAAGATAACCCGTAATGCTGCCAAGATCATTAAGAAGGAATTGGATAAGGAAGAGAATAAACAATTAAAAGTTCGTGTACTCGTGACTCACGCTCATGGCGATCATGCTCATTATGGCATGGATTTAGATACTCCCCAAGAGAATGACGAAGTAGTGACGACAGATAAAGATATCGATGTGATCTTAGATCCTAGCGAGCCCTTGCTTGATGGCGTTAAGATTGACTACCTATATTTTCCTGAAGAAGGCTTTGTAATCACCAACCCATCTAAGGGGAATCACGGAGATCACTAG
- a CDS encoding S1C family serine protease — translation MSRGVLASVIICTIILGGGTGGAVWIHKSAEQQLNNGPLLAVAPVETVAAQSATAMKEPKTRKEIIEASQKRVVTIESSDGIGSGFLYNNQGDLLTNAHVVEGSQEVIVRTLNHEEYKGIVIGVGVDTDVAVVRVQKMKNMSPLPIARKFKAEIGDEILALGSPLGLENTVTTGIISGVNRSFEIDPYIYSNLYQISAPITKGNSGGPLVNAVTGEVLGINSAGVTQEAGIGFSIPIKSVLKQVEEWSNHPMTELPRSSNSSENDTGYDDSFSSSEDLVAYFYQSLNTGDYVTAYSLIGSDWQSSTSYENFRKGYLKTTHVTIEEVIATDEDDNGAQVSALITAEERRSGGTVYQLYRLSYTLGYENGQLKILHGKGKKK, via the coding sequence ATGTCTAGAGGAGTATTGGCAAGTGTTATTATCTGTACAATTATTCTCGGGGGTGGAACAGGGGGCGCTGTCTGGATTCATAAGTCCGCTGAACAGCAATTGAACAATGGACCGCTTCTCGCAGTGGCCCCAGTAGAAACGGTGGCAGCGCAATCGGCAACAGCCATGAAAGAGCCAAAGACCCGAAAAGAAATTATTGAGGCCAGCCAGAAGCGGGTGGTCACGATTGAGAGCTCAGATGGGATAGGTTCTGGATTTCTATATAATAACCAAGGGGATTTGCTGACTAATGCTCATGTTGTTGAAGGTTCTCAAGAGGTCATAGTACGCACATTAAACCATGAGGAATATAAAGGAATTGTGATCGGAGTTGGCGTTGATACAGACGTGGCTGTTGTTCGTGTGCAGAAAATGAAGAATATGAGTCCGTTGCCTATTGCGCGCAAATTCAAAGCAGAGATTGGGGATGAGATCTTAGCTCTTGGGAGTCCGCTCGGCCTAGAAAATACAGTGACGACAGGGATCATCAGCGGTGTTAACCGCAGTTTTGAGATCGATCCTTACATATATAGCAACTTATATCAGATTTCTGCTCCTATCACTAAAGGGAATAGTGGAGGGCCACTGGTGAACGCAGTCACTGGAGAAGTGCTTGGCATTAACTCGGCAGGAGTCACGCAGGAAGCTGGGATAGGATTCAGTATTCCGATTAAGAGTGTCCTCAAGCAGGTAGAGGAATGGTCGAATCACCCGATGACAGAACTGCCACGTTCAAGTAATAGCAGCGAGAATGATACGGGATATGACGATTCGTTCTCCAGCAGCGAGGATTTGGTTGCTTATTTCTATCAGAGTCTTAATACTGGCGATTATGTAACGGCGTATTCCCTGATCGGCAGCGACTGGCAAAGCAGCACCAGTTATGAGAATTTCCGCAAAGGCTATCTCAAAACCACGCATGTTACTATCGAGGAAGTGATAGCTACGGATGAGGACGATAATGGTGCACAAGTAAGTGCTCTAATAACAGCGGAGGAGCGCCGCAGTGGAGGAACTGTCTATCAACTGTACCGACTCAGCTATACGCTCGGGTATGAGAATGGTCAATTAAAGATTTTGCATGGAAAGGGCAAGAAAAAGTAG
- a CDS encoding DUF4261 domain-containing protein, protein MTSDNKIKKKQEKEMNDDEVSGFATVMMVEFLYDQIPELDRNKLLSVLEQHTGTLKFSEEGKEIPSPFAMDFSATGEDGLPPQVFFHMDHKVTFEDGVVPAQSVIHAPQPIRDFKRFDSALQQSWHWPEAKQTVNSCTYSIRAHDLFAANLPYKERFELILGLVMAIVEAAPCKAIYWHTSDKLVAPTAYVEAIELDEKLYGAVNLRLFNTGDTEPKEMIMDTLGLSALGIPDVQCHFSDMDPTEIARNLLLISKYLYDQGDIVKNGETIGTSANKGYLCEHQQALVIPARYVLDLNPSIAQEAKITD, encoded by the coding sequence ATGACCTCTGATAATAAGATAAAGAAGAAACAAGAGAAAGAAATGAACGATGACGAAGTCTCAGGTTTCGCCACGGTCATGATGGTTGAATTTCTATACGATCAAATACCGGAGTTAGATCGTAATAAGTTGTTGTCCGTATTAGAGCAACACACGGGAACTTTAAAGTTCTCGGAAGAGGGAAAAGAAATTCCGTCTCCCTTTGCAATGGATTTCAGTGCTACAGGGGAAGATGGTCTTCCTCCGCAGGTATTCTTTCACATGGATCATAAAGTAACGTTCGAGGATGGAGTTGTACCAGCACAGAGTGTTATACATGCCCCACAACCGATACGTGACTTCAAACGTTTCGATAGTGCGCTTCAGCAATCATGGCATTGGCCAGAAGCTAAGCAAACGGTGAATAGTTGTACATATAGCATTCGTGCTCATGATTTATTCGCTGCCAATCTCCCTTACAAGGAACGTTTCGAATTAATATTGGGTTTGGTTATGGCAATAGTTGAAGCGGCCCCTTGCAAGGCCATTTACTGGCATACAAGTGATAAATTAGTTGCTCCTACGGCTTATGTAGAAGCAATTGAACTCGATGAGAAATTGTACGGAGCTGTAAATCTTCGTCTATTCAATACTGGAGATACAGAGCCCAAGGAAATGATTATGGATACGTTAGGGTTATCGGCGCTAGGTATACCCGATGTACAGTGTCATTTCAGTGATATGGACCCAACAGAAATTGCACGTAATTTACTGCTTATTTCTAAATACTTATATGATCAAGGCGACATCGTGAAGAATGGTGAAACGATTGGTACTTCCGCGAATAAAGGATATCTATGTGAGCACCAGCAGGCGCTTGTCATTCCTGCTCGCTATGTTCTTGATCTGAATCCCAGTATCGCTCAGGAAGCTAAGATAACAGACTAA
- a CDS encoding response regulator transcription factor — translation MTKILVVDDDPHIRELVEVFLRAEGIDEVYGASDGMEALHFLESTAVDMAILDVMMPNMDGWELCQQIRRVYDFPILMLTAKGETSQIVKGFELGTDDYLVKPFEPLVLIARVKALLKRYQISAAQSVTIGRLRMNRKTYEAFSEHGEITLPLKEYELLFKLGSYPGQTLTRDRLIEDIWGYDYAGNERTLDVHINRLRERFPREKYGFVIRTIRGLGYRLEGNA, via the coding sequence ATGACAAAAATACTGGTAGTAGACGACGACCCGCACATTCGCGAATTGGTGGAAGTGTTTCTGAGGGCTGAGGGGATAGATGAGGTGTATGGGGCTTCTGATGGAATGGAGGCACTACATTTCCTCGAAAGCACTGCTGTAGACATGGCTATTCTAGATGTGATGATGCCGAATATGGACGGTTGGGAGCTATGCCAGCAAATACGGAGGGTCTACGATTTTCCGATCCTTATGTTGACGGCTAAAGGTGAAACTTCTCAAATTGTTAAAGGTTTTGAGCTTGGGACCGATGATTACCTAGTGAAGCCGTTTGAGCCACTGGTGCTTATAGCGAGGGTGAAAGCACTGCTGAAACGCTACCAGATCTCCGCGGCACAAAGTGTAACGATTGGTCGTTTACGGATGAACCGTAAAACGTATGAGGCGTTCTCGGAGCATGGTGAGATTACCCTGCCGCTTAAGGAGTATGAGCTACTGTTCAAGTTGGGTAGTTACCCGGGGCAGACGCTGACGAGAGACAGGCTGATTGAAGATATCTGGGGCTACGATTATGCAGGTAACGAGCGTACGCTGGATGTGCATATCAATCGCTTACGCGAACGTTTTCCCCGTGAGAAATATGGGTTCGTCATCCGCACCATCCGCGGGTTGGGTTACCGGTTGGAGGGGAATGCATGA
- a CDS encoding ABC transporter ATP-binding protein: MKTSKRQRSTASKPFLTLLKETKPSYGLLAVAIALSMISTMVGLVIPMFTKNLVDGFSLASISKMQIAAIAGAFIAQTIAGGVSIYLLNYVGQKIVAGLRDRLWRKFLALPVSYYNDVRTGESVSRMTNDTGVIKTLVSEHIASLFTGVISIVGSISVLFYLNWKMTLVLFTVLPLSALILVPLGRQMYKISKGMQDETASFTATLSGVLSEIRLVKSSGAERKEYEAGKAGIMNLLSFGIREGKVSAMISPLVSFVFMMLLVIIIGYGGMQVSAGILTAGELVAFILYLINIVMPLTQLTTFFTQIQKAKGASERIIETLAVEEEKYEGEENVKGTQAAIRVEGVSFGYKIGENVLNNVSFKILPGEVTAIVGPSGGGKTTLFSLLERFYEPLSGIIKYGDKPVSSFALASWRRQIGYVSQESPLLAGTIAENLAYGLEREVSKDEMIHAAQMAYADGFIEELPDGFNTDVGERGVKLSGGQRQRIAIARALLRNPAILMLDEATSSLDSQSEAVVQKALSNLMKGRTTIVIAHRLATVVNANQIIFMEKGRITGMGRHEELLQNHGLYREFATQQLQMNTVEVHDGGKEEASSADDKNTGSRRRPAHSRIGGSVSEG, encoded by the coding sequence ATGAAAACATCCAAACGTCAGAGAAGTACAGCCAGCAAGCCGTTTCTGACTCTACTGAAAGAAACAAAACCATCCTACGGTTTGCTAGCTGTAGCTATTGCGCTTAGCATGATATCGACCATGGTAGGTCTGGTTATTCCTATGTTTACCAAAAATCTGGTAGATGGGTTTTCACTGGCTTCTATCAGTAAAATGCAAATTGCCGCGATTGCAGGTGCTTTTATTGCGCAGACGATCGCCGGAGGCGTCTCTATCTATTTACTGAACTATGTCGGGCAGAAAATAGTTGCGGGACTACGTGACCGACTATGGCGCAAGTTCCTTGCTCTGCCTGTGTCGTACTACAATGACGTCCGCACAGGTGAGAGTGTCAGTCGGATGACGAACGATACGGGAGTGATTAAGACACTCGTATCGGAGCATATCGCAAGCCTCTTTACTGGAGTGATCTCTATTGTTGGTTCGATCTCCGTACTATTCTATTTGAATTGGAAAATGACACTCGTGCTATTCACTGTGCTTCCGCTTTCTGCACTCATTCTTGTGCCGCTCGGACGTCAGATGTACAAGATATCCAAAGGAATGCAGGACGAAACGGCCTCATTCACAGCTACATTAAGCGGGGTTCTGTCGGAAATAAGACTGGTGAAGTCTTCCGGTGCAGAGCGTAAGGAATACGAGGCTGGAAAAGCGGGTATTATGAATCTGCTGTCTTTCGGAATCCGCGAGGGTAAGGTTAGTGCCATGATCAGCCCGCTGGTCTCCTTTGTATTCATGATGCTGCTTGTCATTATTATTGGTTACGGGGGGATGCAGGTATCGGCGGGTATTTTGACAGCTGGGGAATTGGTTGCTTTTATTCTGTATCTAATTAATATTGTGATGCCACTTACGCAACTAACGACGTTTTTTACGCAAATCCAGAAAGCCAAGGGCGCTTCGGAGCGTATTATTGAAACACTAGCGGTAGAAGAGGAAAAGTACGAAGGAGAAGAGAATGTAAAGGGTACACAGGCGGCTATTCGTGTGGAAGGAGTTTCCTTCGGCTACAAGATTGGCGAGAACGTACTGAACAATGTGAGCTTTAAGATCTTACCTGGTGAAGTGACTGCGATCGTAGGACCGAGCGGAGGCGGAAAAACGACGTTATTCTCCCTTCTGGAACGGTTCTATGAACCCCTGTCCGGTATAATCAAATATGGGGATAAGCCAGTTTCAAGCTTCGCTTTAGCTTCTTGGCGCCGTCAAATCGGCTATGTATCTCAAGAAAGCCCACTGCTAGCAGGTACGATTGCAGAGAACTTAGCGTATGGGCTAGAGCGGGAAGTTAGTAAGGATGAAATGATTCATGCTGCACAAATGGCATATGCCGACGGTTTTATTGAAGAACTGCCTGACGGCTTTAATACGGATGTGGGCGAACGCGGTGTGAAGCTGTCGGGCGGACAACGGCAGCGAATTGCGATTGCCAGAGCGTTGTTGCGTAATCCTGCTATATTAATGCTAGATGAAGCGACTTCCAGCTTGGACAGCCAATCGGAGGCCGTTGTACAGAAGGCGTTATCCAATCTGATGAAGGGTCGGACAACGATCGTGATTGCCCACCGCCTGGCTACGGTTGTGAACGCAAATCAAATTATTTTTATGGAAAAGGGTCGTATTACGGGTATGGGAAGACACGAAGAGCTATTGCAGAATCATGGGCTTTACCGTGAATTCGCTACTCAACAGCTGCAAATGAATACCGTAGAGGTACATGACGGCGGCAAAGAGGAGGCTTCGAGTGCAGATGACAAAAATACTGGTAGTAGACGACGACCCGCACATTCGCGAATTGGTGGAAGTGTTTCTGAGGGCTGA